A genomic stretch from Brachyhypopomus gauderio isolate BG-103 unplaced genomic scaffold, BGAUD_0.2 sc60, whole genome shotgun sequence includes:
- the dusp10 gene encoding dual specificity protein phosphatase 10, which yields MPPSPLDDRIVVALPRPLRPQELHLHLDTSYLEATVGAVSRATVISRATVVNVQLTSLTYMPSSSGSARSLTCGCSSTSCCTVTTYEKDSPAPTLSHVSTSSPNLNSAVSSGSHGDVGPLPAAGRSETHSAPSLSTAPAWSGVRVIHPNELAQKMTHCPMGHPVGPVPLIIDCRPFLDYNKSHILGAVHINCSDKISRRRLQQGKITVLDLISCRHSKESFKGIFSKEIVIYDESTVDPSRLTLSQPLHVVLESLRREGRDPVVLRGGLSSFRQGHEDLCEHSLHLQESQDAGAAVSLSGALPHSIPSTPDIENAELTPILPFLYLGNERDAQDLQQMQRMNIGYILNVTTHLPLYHYDLGGFNYKRLPATDSNKQNLRQYFEEAFEFIEEAHQAGKGLLIHCQAGVSRSATIVIAYLMKHTWMTMTDAYKFVKMRRPIISPNLNFMGQLLEFEEDLNNGVTPRILTPKLTGVETIV from the exons ATGCCTCCATCTCCCCTCGACGACAGAATAGTGGTGGCGTTGCCAAGGCCTCTCCGACCTCAGgaactacacctccacctggacACCAGCTACCTGGAGGCTACTGTGGGCGCCGTCAGCAGGGCCACCGTGATCAGCAGGGCCACCGTGGTGAACGTACAGCTGACCTCCTTGACGTATATGCCCTCGTCCAGCGGGTCCGCCCGCTCCCTGACCTGTGGCTGCAGCAGTACTAGTTGTTGCACGGTGACGACCTACGAGAAGGACAGCCCGGCCCCGACCCTGAGTCACGTCAGTACAAGCAGCCCCAACTTGAACTCCGCAGTCAGCTCGGGCAGTCATGGAGACGTCGGGCCCCTGCCGGCCGCCGGCCGGAGCGAGACCCACAGCGCGCCCAGTCTCAGCACGGCGCCGGCCTGGTCCGGCGTGCGGGTCATCCACCCAAACGAGCTGGCCCAGAAGATGACACACTGCCCTATGGGTCACCCCGTGGGGCCCGTGCCCCTCATCATCGACTGCAGGCCTTTTTTGGACTACAACAAGAGTCACATCCTGGGTGCCGTGCACATCAACTGCTCGGATAAGATTAGTCGCCGTCGCCTTCAGCAGGGGAAGATCACGGTGCTGGATCTCATCTCCTGCCGCCACAGCAAAGAATCCTTTAAGGGGATCTTCTCCAAAGAGATCGTCATTTACGACGAGAGCACGGTGGACCCCAGCCGGCTGACGCTATCCCAGCCCCTCCACGTGGTTCTGGAGTCTCTGCGGCGGGAGGGGAGAGACCCTGTTGTTCTGCGAG gaggTCTCAGTAGTTTTAGACAGGGCCATGAGGACCTGTGTGAACACTCCCTCCATCTGCAGGAGAGTCAGGATGCTGGTGCTGCTGTcagcctgtcgggggcgctacctCACTCCATACCCTCCACCCCTGACATAGAGAACGCAGAGCTGACACCCATCCTGCCCTTCCTGTACCTGGGCAATGAACGTGACGCGCAGGACCTCCAACAAATGCAGAGGATGAATATCGGATACATCCTGAACGTCACCACTCACCTTCCGCTCTACCACTACGATCTCGGGGGCTTCAACTACAAACGCTTGCCCGCCACAGACAGCAACAAACAGAACCTTCGTCAGTACTTTGAAGAGGCCTTTGAGTTCATTG AGGAGGCGCACCAGGCCGGGAAGGGGCTACTTATTCACTGCCAGGCTGGCGTATCCCGCTCGGCCACCATCGTCATCGCCTACCTGATGAAACACACCTGGATGACCATGACAGACGCCTACAAGTTTGTGAAGATGCGCCGCCCCATCATCTCTCCCAACCTCAACTTCATGGGCCAGCTGCTGGAGTTCGAGGAAGACCTCAACAACGGCGTTACCCCTCGCATCCTTACACCCAAGCTTACTGGAGTGGAGACTATCGTGTAG